From the Musa acuminata AAA Group cultivar baxijiao chromosome BXJ1-2, Cavendish_Baxijiao_AAA, whole genome shotgun sequence genome, one window contains:
- the LOC135611272 gene encoding uncharacterized protein LOC135611272 isoform X2 has translation MAGPEQDDGCGGEFERDRQTHASSSFVWDDGSKLYYHASSGFYHDPSAGWYYSSRDGLYYTFEDGRYIPLPCDENGKETQALENARCDSPWTTQDKASGVEENPTADGMVYPPSEWLEETLIDLYLSGCSNRNAHADVSSTCLQTDDASSEEKNWQAQYGQVVRSDDEGMPCFPVVDLWDWEMVTKPVKKSNIVSKLIGRTVRCSNKLHPSVSAGGLVKTAAIDAVHLDLVHVASGKVYRLRSPNRRYLASISTFDSSNPTKDWGFPDLYANFQSVVFHTLDPKCQSYLANEVIGEVSSSMIDKVPNTLEKHQNFTYKDRAAARRMLYGDFSIGPGQKDTENRSFDEASSPSRYSSAEDAAAEAINMSFGSGSYARRILENMGWNDGEGLGNSRKGILEPLRAVGNKGCAGLGWSDSLRHAS, from the exons ATGGCGGGGCCGGAGCAGGACGACGGTTGCGGTGGAGAGTTCGAGAGAGATCGGCAAACCCATGCCTCTTCATCCTTCGTGTGGGACGACGGTTCGAAGCTTTACTACCACGCCAG TAGTGGGTTTTATCATGATCCCAGTGCTGGATGGTACTATAGCAGTAGAGATGGTCTTTATTACACATTTGAAGATGGAAGATACATTCCACTGCCATGCGATGAG AACGGCAAGGAAACTCAAGCTCTTGAAAATGCAAGATGTGATTCCCCTTGGACCACTCAAGATAAGGCAT CTGGTGTAGAAGAAAACCCAACAGCTGATGGGATGGTATATCCACCATCAGAATG GTTAGAAGAAACGCTGATTGATCTCTATTTGTCTGGTTGTTCCAACCGAAATGCCCATGCTGATGTCTCATCAACTTGTCTGCAAACAGATG ATGCGTCATCAGAGGAGAAAAACTGGCAGGCTCAATATGGTCAAGTAGTTAGATCTGATGATGAGGGCATGCCGTGTTTTCCAGTTGTTGATCTTTGGGACTGGGAGATGGTTACTAAACCTGTGAAGAAAAGCAACATAGTCTCCAAACTGATTGGCAGGACGGTTAGATGTTCTAACAAGCTGCATCCTTCTGTGTCTGCTGGTGGTCTTGTGAAAACTGCTGCCATCGATGCGGTTCATCTGGATCTGGTGCATGTTGCTTCAG GAAAGGTTTACCGGTTGAGGAGCCCAAACAGAAGATACTTGGCTTCTATATCAACATTTGATTCTTCCAACCCCACAAAGGATTGGGGTTTTCCTGATTTGTATGCCAATTTTCAGAGTGTTGTGTTTCACACATTGGATCCAAAATGCCAATCCTATCTTGCAAATGAAGTCATTGGTGAAGTATCGTCTTCTATGATTGACAAAGTTCCTAACACATTGGAGAAG CACCAAAATTTTACTTATAAAGATAGAGCTGCTGCGAGGAGAATGTTATATGGTGATTTCAGTATAGGTCCTGGACAAAAGGACACTGAGAATAGATCTTTTGATGAAGCAAGCTCACCTTCACGATATTCCAGTGCAGAAGATGCTGCTGCAGAAGCCATAAATATGTCATTTGGAAGTGGAAGTTATGCCAGAAGAATTCTAGAAAACATGGGGTGGAATGAT GGAGAAGGTCTAGGGAATAGCAGAAAAGGTATTTTGGAGCCGCTGCGTGCTGTTGGTAACAAGGGCTGTGCTGGTTTGGGATGGAGCGACTCCCTGCGGCATGCTTCGTAG
- the LOC135611278 gene encoding protein neprosin-like: MASSCAKPHLIISLFVGCLLLASPARPAVSPSAAVNSTTLPVKHSRISAHLKRVNKPAVKTIESSDGDLIDCVPSHLQPAFDHPKLRDHKPSDPPERPEGYSLSSTVDASFQAWTISGESCPEGTVPIRRTTREDILRASSVQRFGRKPAARRLRRDSTSTGHEHAVGYIIGDQYYGAKASLSVWAPRVTSASEFSLSQIWVISGSFGNDLNTIEAGWQVSPQLYGDNRPRFFTYWTSDAYQETGCYNLLCSGFVQTNNKIAIGAAISPTSALNGGQFDIDLLVWKDPKHGHWWLELGSGLLVGYWPSFLFSHLAEHANMVQFGGEIVNAQTSGFHTSTQMGSGHFAGEGFRKASYFRNLQLVDWDNSLIPLSNLRLLADHPNCYSIQGGVNAVWGNYFYYGGPGRNVRCP; encoded by the exons ATGGCTTCTAGCTGCGCCAAACCTCACCTAATCATTTCCCTCTTCGTTGGCTGTCTCCTCCTTGCTTCTCCCGCTCGTCCCGCTGTCTCGCCGTCGGCGGCGGTCAATAGCACGACACTACCAGTGAAGCACAGCAGGATCAGCGCCCATCTGAAAAGGGTCAACAAGCCTGCCGTCAAGACGATCGAG AGTTCTGATGGTGATCTCATAGACTGCGTTCCGTCTCATCTCCAACCAGCATTTGATCACCCGAAGCTGCGGGACCACAAACCTTCG GATCCACCCGAGAGGCCAGAAGGCTACAGCTTGAGCAGCACGGTGGATGCCAGCTTCCAGGCATGGACCATTTCCGGCGAGTCGTGTCCCGAAGGAACCGTGCCGATACGGAGAACGACACGGGAAGACATACTAAGAGCCAGCTCGGTTCAGAGATTTGGGAGGAAGCCTGCGGCGAGAAGGTTGCGCCGTGATTCGACGAGCACCGGGCATGAG CATGCTGTTGGGTATATCATCGGCGATCAGTATTATGGTGCAAAAGCCAGCCTCAGCGTGTGGGCTCCGAGGGTAACAAGTGCGTCCGAGTTCAGCCTGTCGCAGATATGGGTGATCTCAGGCTCCTTTGGCAACGATCTTAACACCATCGAAGCCGGATGGCAG GTCAGTCCTCAGCTCTACGGAGATAACAGGCCCAGATTTTTCACATATTGGACG AGTGATGCGTATCAGGAGACCGGTTGCTACAATCTCTTGTGCTCAGGCTTTGTGCAGACGAACAATAAGATCGCCATCGGAGCAGCAATCTCGCCGACATCGGCGCTGAACGGTGGCCAATTTGACATCGATCTCCTCGTGTGGAAG GACCCAAAGCATGGACATTGGTGGCTGGAGTTGGGGTCGGGACTGCTGGTGGGGTACTGGCCATCCTTCTTATTCAGTCACCTGGCAGAGCACGCAAACATGGTGCAGTTCGGGGGAGAAATCGTGAACGCGCAGACATCCGGGTTTCACACATCAACCCAGATGGGCAGTGGCCATTTTGCAGGAGAAGGTTTCCGCAAAGCATCTTACTTCCGCAATCTGCAGCTTGTGGACTGGGATAACAGTTTGATCCCCTTGTCCAACCTCAGGCTCTTGGCCGACCATCCAAATTGTTACAGCATCCAAGGCGGGGTCAACGCCGTCTGGGGAAACTATTTCTACTATGGAGGGCCAGGGAGGAACGTGAGGTgtccttga
- the LOC135611272 gene encoding SUPPRESSOR OF ABI3-5-like isoform X1 has translation MAGPEQDDGCGGEFERDRQTHASSSFVWDDGSKLYYHARSRFSRLSPVEGSGFYHDPSAGWYYSSRDGLYYTFEDGRYIPLPCDENGKETQALENARCDSPWTTQDKASGVEENPTADGMVYPPSEWLEETLIDLYLSGCSNRNAHADVSSTCLQTDDASSEEKNWQAQYGQVVRSDDEGMPCFPVVDLWDWEMVTKPVKKSNIVSKLIGRTVRCSNKLHPSVSAGGLVKTAAIDAVHLDLVHVASGKVYRLRSPNRRYLASISTFDSSNPTKDWGFPDLYANFQSVVFHTLDPKCQSYLANEVIGEVSSSMIDKVPNTLEKHQNFTYKDRAAARRMLYGDFSIGPGQKDTENRSFDEASSPSRYSSAEDAAAEAINMSFGSGSYARRILENMGWNDGEGLGNSRKGILEPLRAVGNKGCAGLGWSDSLRHAS, from the exons ATGGCGGGGCCGGAGCAGGACGACGGTTGCGGTGGAGAGTTCGAGAGAGATCGGCAAACCCATGCCTCTTCATCCTTCGTGTGGGACGACGGTTCGAAGCTTTACTACCACGCCAGGTCCCGATTCTCTCGGTTATCGCCAGTTGAAGg TAGTGGGTTTTATCATGATCCCAGTGCTGGATGGTACTATAGCAGTAGAGATGGTCTTTATTACACATTTGAAGATGGAAGATACATTCCACTGCCATGCGATGAG AACGGCAAGGAAACTCAAGCTCTTGAAAATGCAAGATGTGATTCCCCTTGGACCACTCAAGATAAGGCAT CTGGTGTAGAAGAAAACCCAACAGCTGATGGGATGGTATATCCACCATCAGAATG GTTAGAAGAAACGCTGATTGATCTCTATTTGTCTGGTTGTTCCAACCGAAATGCCCATGCTGATGTCTCATCAACTTGTCTGCAAACAGATG ATGCGTCATCAGAGGAGAAAAACTGGCAGGCTCAATATGGTCAAGTAGTTAGATCTGATGATGAGGGCATGCCGTGTTTTCCAGTTGTTGATCTTTGGGACTGGGAGATGGTTACTAAACCTGTGAAGAAAAGCAACATAGTCTCCAAACTGATTGGCAGGACGGTTAGATGTTCTAACAAGCTGCATCCTTCTGTGTCTGCTGGTGGTCTTGTGAAAACTGCTGCCATCGATGCGGTTCATCTGGATCTGGTGCATGTTGCTTCAG GAAAGGTTTACCGGTTGAGGAGCCCAAACAGAAGATACTTGGCTTCTATATCAACATTTGATTCTTCCAACCCCACAAAGGATTGGGGTTTTCCTGATTTGTATGCCAATTTTCAGAGTGTTGTGTTTCACACATTGGATCCAAAATGCCAATCCTATCTTGCAAATGAAGTCATTGGTGAAGTATCGTCTTCTATGATTGACAAAGTTCCTAACACATTGGAGAAG CACCAAAATTTTACTTATAAAGATAGAGCTGCTGCGAGGAGAATGTTATATGGTGATTTCAGTATAGGTCCTGGACAAAAGGACACTGAGAATAGATCTTTTGATGAAGCAAGCTCACCTTCACGATATTCCAGTGCAGAAGATGCTGCTGCAGAAGCCATAAATATGTCATTTGGAAGTGGAAGTTATGCCAGAAGAATTCTAGAAAACATGGGGTGGAATGAT GGAGAAGGTCTAGGGAATAGCAGAAAAGGTATTTTGGAGCCGCTGCGTGCTGTTGGTAACAAGGGCTGTGCTGGTTTGGGATGGAGCGACTCCCTGCGGCATGCTTCGTAG
- the LOC135611258 gene encoding LOB domain-containing protein 25-like — MASSSSSSNSPCAACKFLRRKCMPGCIFAPYFPPEEPQKFANVHKVFGASNVTKLLNELLPHQREDAVNSLAYEAEARVKDPVYGCVGAISVLQRQVQRLQKELDAANAELLRYACNEIPMGLTVPPTMASPMMDYPRIEYCRRTGTDGGSPLCPAPALALPSLPPWSGNDFPGDHENSNPVAMQITACELQNDHKATNLSSLR, encoded by the coding sequence ATGGCATCATCAAGTTCTTCCTCCAACTCTCCTTGTGCTGCCTGCAAGTTCTTGAGGAGGAAGTGCATGCCGGGCTGCATCTTTGCACCCTACTTTCCCCCGGAGGAGCCGCAGAAGTTTGCCAATGTCCACAAGGTATTTGGGGCCAGCAACGTGACCAAGCTCCTCAACGAGCTGCTCCCTCACCAGCGGGAGGACGCCGTCAACTCTCTGGCCTACGAGGCGGAAGCCCGGGTTAAGGACCCCGTCTACGGCTGCGTCGGCGCTATCTCCGTGCTCCAACGCCAGGTCCAGAGGCTCCAGAAAGAGCTTGATGCTGCCAATGCCGAACTCCTCCGTTATGCCTGCAACGAGATCCCCATGGGGTTAACCGTTCCGCCAACTATGGCGTCGCCGATGATGGACTACCCAAGAATCGAGTACTGCAGGAGGACTGGCACTGATGGAGGAAGTCCATTATGCCCGGCTCCTGCATTGGCACTGCCCAGCCTTCCTCCGTGGTCTGGAAACGACTTTCCAGGAGATCATGAAAACAGCAATCCTGTGGCGATGCAGATCACAGCATGTGAACTCCAAAACGATCACAAAGCAACCAACCTAAGCTCTTTACGGTAA